CTGCGATCGGGAGGGAAGTTCTTTGCAACCGGATACCGTTGAAAAATGAGCGAAGGGGTCAAGATTTTTCTGTGGTTCGTGAAGAAAGTAAAAGACATGGAACCACTCTGGCACAATGTGCAAATCCACCGCTCGTCCAGGATTTTGTGCACTTCATGATGGAAACGCAGGGCAGTAAGCCAGTCACCTGTAGCCGATACTTGTCGTCTGTAATAAACATTGTCAAAGTGCCAGGCGTGTGCCCTCTAAGTGACGAGAAGGACGAATCCCTAGAAAAGATCAGGGCCATTCGGAGGCAACTCGAGCGTTTGTCGAAAAAAGGCCGCGTCGAGCAAGCAGCTGTCACCACGAGGCAATCCAAAGTCGTCTACTCGGAATTGCTAGAATTATGCCGAGAATTGAAGTGGGAGGTCACCGAAAAAAAAGGCTCTGCCAGGGCGCGAAGTTGCATGAGCCTGTGTCTGCTCCTTCTCTACTGCACTGCAAACCCTGGGCGTGTCAAAGAATACATTTCGCTCCGGATTTACAAAGATCAAACGGGAGACCAAATGAAAGGCCAGAATTTTATCTGTTTTAACGAGGACGCCTCGGTCATCTTAGTCGAAGATAATTACAAGACCAGACCAACATACGGCCCAAATAGAACCGACTTGAGCTCCATGCCATTCTTGACTTACTATCTGCAATTATATCATGCGAAGCTGCGGTCTCTTTTGCTTAACGGCAAAGAACACGATTACTTTTTCGTCGGTCCGAGAGGCGATAGCTTCTCGCATGCAGCATACACCTATTACGTGTTGGCGTTGTTCGAAAAGTACTTCTCTCGCAGGCTAACAACAGTGGACCTCCGCAAAGCGGTCGTAAGTCACTTCTTGACCCTACCGGAAAGTGGCGATCAATCCTTGAGAGAATCGTTCGCAACCGTCATGAAGCATTCCGTTAGAACGCAGCAGAGGTATTATGACCAACGGCCGTTAGaggacaaaaaggaaaaagcacTTGATCTGTTAAGCTCAGTGGCATCTAGAACCTTGGGTGAAGATTGTGTTGAAGTCCTGAGTGACGAAGACGAAGCAGGCAACATTGAATACCTGCCAACCCAAGGTGAATTTGTAGCGTTGGTGGCAGCCAATTCGAGTAAAAAAGTGCCTGAAGTGTTTGTGGCCAAAATATTGAGACTCTCACAGGACAAGAAAATGGCCTACCTAGCCGAGTTTTCGGAACCAGAGCCCGGAAAATTTCGACTGGATGCAGGGAAAAGTTTTAGAGAGCAAGTCAGTGCCCTGATTTACCCGATAGACATAGTTTACTTGCATGCAGACGGTGTATACGAACTGAGAACACCCAAAATTGACATCCACAACCAAGTCTATGGGAAAGACTCCAAGAACTGACACTGCATTCCGGTAATCGTTTTGTTTCCTCTCTTCCCGACAGACAAGGCTAGTGTTAACTTTGAGACATCGCCATCGCTTTTACTAGGTCGCTACAGAGGACATTTTTCCCACCAGTAGATTTTTCCTGAATAATCGCGTAAAGTTGACGTTTCCCAGTAGTGAatgttagggagcttaaagtgctactgtgaggaaatttgaatcttccctatcgaagccattttggcacataaacacgtagtctgtacgagaagaagaatgctgtttaccattttcaaatatctctttttgttctggagatattcaagtttttttaatatgcaaattagccaagtgatgacgtcataaaccctaccaaattttgatcaagtatgatggagaaagatatctcagccaatttgtatcagaaatacttggttctttgcactaagattctagtagatatgttccacaatatgagcataccatttttgttaccatggcaacatactgggttccagacctccctgatattaaaagctttgcagaccacctttggcgttctgttttgatatttgcaaatggtgcctcatctgcatgatcctgccagcatataaagatgttaggtcgagtttgtggccttggttaatgtatttctagcctgagatcaccaaaatattgaaatcaggttggaggggactggaaaagagtgagttaccatgggaaccaatttctttacagtcgtaggtgtgttgccttcagaactatcagctcaccaagtttcaatggtctctgttgcaaattgaccgagatagctctatttatattcttgatgttctactgggtagggtgaatgacgtcattagccttctcatttgcatatttaacacatttttcaaacttaaatatctctggaaccaatgcagatatttccaaacggtaaacagcgtttttaatgtttcatggtactctatgtgataaaccaaaaaactcaagggataaaagtttgatcacagtagcactttaagcacgcgcgttttaatttgagacgcggacgacaaccggaagtgagccgttttctcttttaatttgtattcacacaaccacatttacattactaagtatcttttctgccactgtcctggcacgcgaaatgttctcttccggttgccgtccgcatctcaaaaacgcgcgtgcttaagctccctattagcgACAGATTGATCAAAGCCAGAAAGGGAAAAAACGAAAAGGCCCAAATTCGCCCAAAAGTCATAGCGCtggcttttttaaattttattttcaaatggtGACTTTTCCAAACGCGTAAGACGCAGTCAGGCCAATCAGCACGTCAGATATTTGGATAATTTATATTTCGCGATTAACGGTGCGCAATGCATTCTGGGCGATTTGGGGCCTTTAATTATCTGATTATACTCTCAGTCAGTAAAACCCGGTGTTGACTCACTGCTTCCCAGCACTAACCCATGAAAGCTAAAGATTCTTTCTCAACTGTCGTAACCGTTTCGTGAACTAAGGGAAGTCAAGGTAGTACTACTGGGCTTTACTGACAGGACTTAGTTGTggacaaaagaaatgtttccaTTTTTATTACATTCATATCAAGGACGAAGCGTTATTTCCAGCAAGAATTCACCTAGTAGTAAAGTGCGTTACGGTTTTCCTTGgggctaagaaaaaaaaaaagaaaaaaaaaggaaaaaaagggcaACCCATTTTCACGCGATTAGAGCAATTGCATATAATTGAGTCGTTGTGCTTATCGCGCTGTCTGCAGCTATTGGAGTTTGAGCAATGGCTTTGCTTTTGATTTTGCTTTAGCGATATTTCATTAAAAAGCGCTTTATCGTTGCTTTTCTTTCCGTCTCGTAAATGTATCTAGTTTAGTGTTATTGTTGAGCCTGCATTATGGCCACGTGAATATACGCGTAATGCACATTGACATAGTTACACCAGTGTGGAATTACTAttaaaaacgtttcttggctGAAGACTTGTGTTTGTTCACTGTTGAACTAGAAAGCGTAAGCAACGACAACGTTGAAGTAACCGAcgcgaaaaaaaattattgtgaaaGAGACTAGGCATTGGAAAGCGCGGGGTAGGACTCAATGTTGCGTTGCTTCACAACTTTCCGCGGAGAAATTCACCACGTGATCACTGCCCGGTTGGCAAAGGGAGGTTTTCAGCCCGAGCTCAAACTCAGACAGCCACCAAAGTGATCTATCAAGCCTTTCAATTCAAATGACTTCATTCTCcacaaaaaggggaaaaaaagaaaacaaaacaaaacaaaaaaacagggCAATAAATATTCGGATCTTCTCTGattgataaataattttaatcTATAAAAAATAATGTGCAGCTAAGAAATATGAGAGATATCATGCAAGATTGAAATCTTAATGAGAGACTCTATGGCTTTTTGGTTTTATTTCACATAtgtgcaaggaaacaaaatgaaaataatatcatCACAGTTCCAAGTCTTGGGAGAAAGGAAACAGAAAGGAAACTTAATACTTGTGCCCTGTAACTATGGTAACAGGCATTACTGAGCAAGACAATTATCTTCAACTTAATATTGGGAGAAATGATAATTTCAATAATTAGCTTtctagttgttgtttttgtaagGATAATTCTAATGAATGATGatagactttatttaagtgtcaatagTATTTAGCTTAGGaaaaactaattggggacaccacAAAATAAAGTTTACCTTAGCTAAAGTTACAATTACTTGCAATTTAATGAATAATCTATAatataaatagataaatagAAAATGTACAAACTAGGTAGTATTTGAAAAGCTTAAAAGATCTCCAATATatataaaatgtaaaatttaaagCAGCTTAGCAGCATAAATCACAGTTCTTACAATTGTCTATTAAGTGTGATAAGTCTTTACTCTTGATACTGTTTTTCAAATTCTTAACATTTGGCTTATCTCTATCATTTCCTGGTCTGCTGTTCATACAATAAATATTACAGTTAAGAAAGAGCAAGAAATGAGTAATGTTATTGTGTTCATTAAATAGACTTTATTTCACATGGACcccaattttaacaattttaacagTTTCAGAAGATGTACCTTTGCATTGctgcaaaaataataaattataatattaatttattGAGCAACTGCTGATATGTTGTAGAGTGTGCAGTCAACTGCACATTAGAAGAAACATTGTTACTTCTAAGATCAAGGGCTTACGTACCATTTGTCTCAAAGCCTTCCTGGCTTGCACCTGGGTTTCCTAGTAAACACAGGAAAAAAGATTGATATTATTAGTATACTTACATCAAACTTTGTTCCAGTCACACAagcataaattatttaattattggttGTACTAATCAAATCgcacagtaaaataaaaaataaaaaaaaaataataataataataatactggtACATTAAGAAGCTCTCATATAATTTAGAACATTTTCAAGGGTCACATACCAACTGAAAGGGTAAAGGAAAAGTTGGATTTTCACATCCTGGACTAAATGAAAttctttaacaattattcgccgaaggcgaagtgattatcggtgaatattcaacgagacgaagtcgaggtgactattcacctataatcactgagcctgaggcgaataactgttttagtataaatacacaggtgattatttcaaaaaagagaaaaaaaaaaaaaacatttcaacgcaaaatcatcttcacttacagtggcaaaacgactactggcagccattttgtccgtcgaggtgattatcggctgataatccgagatagcgagccaatgagagggtgcgattttgtataatcacctgtgtatttatactaaaagtTATTATTAATGTGCATCGAACTATCGATAAACATTATTGGTAAATTttaaaggtggctctgaatctgctccagagaatgtttgttttctttgtgttcaTTTTGCATAGAGTTTTACTGTTAATAGCTTGCTAATCACTCTTCACAAAGAGCGAATGGGATTacctgagttcgtttttgaaataCAAAAGCATTTAATGGCAACCTATTAGGTCACATTAAGGACCCTAGGCCTTTATAGTATCATTACATAACAGTGTTACAGAGTTCATTCTCATAAATGAGACTTTCCCTAACTggtttaagccaccttaaggtTATTGTTAACAAGGCCCACCCAGGAGGGTCCTTGTTCCATTTAAAagttgcttgtgttcccttgaaCCCAAAATGACTTTCCCAGCTTTTTCATCCCTAAAACTGTATTacgttcccttgttccctaagatattttgtcattCTTTTCCGATTCCCCAGtcccccagttcaaataagccatgttcgCTTGGAAACCCCTTGGAAGGGCGATAATGTGCATGAAACTACTGTTGTGAACAAGGCCAGTGATTTCCATTTTCCGATTATCCCGGACTTTTGAGATGTCAGATCGAAATGCTCACTAAACTCAGCTCATCGAGTGGAAACGGTCGCTCACTTGGCCGAATCAAACGAACAGCTTAAGGTGGGAAAAGACAGGAAAAAGGGAAGCAAAATTAAGAACAGTTTTCAACAACAGTTTGCTTACCAGGTGCCATATTTGATGGTATTGTATGTTCACAATCGAAGGTTTGAAAAAATCCGCTTACAATAGCTTGTCTCGTACACAGGCCCCTCCCAATTGAGTTCCAGCAGTGGGCCAGTGGGTCAGCCAGTAGTCATTGTTTCTCGGGGAGGGGATGTTCGGGGTTCCGTTTTGACTCGTTGCAAGGTCTTGCTCGTAAGCATCGGAGCGAAatttttgcccaaaaaatcagaATTTCTGTTTTTTCGCACAGAAATCTCGCTTTCATGCGCCGTCCACGACCTTGAAACAAGCCAAAAAGGACCCCAGACATCCCCTCCCCGAGAAACAAAGAGTCATGGCTGACCAAGTGGTGTTATCAAGAAAGAGACTTTCGAGGGAAAACTCGATTCAGCTGTGGATCGATGCAGGTATTTCCATACCAAGGGCATTGTTGTCGCTCTTAAGTTAAGCTTAATTAGGCTGATAAGGGAAAATGCCATTTCTTTTACAGAATTTTATGCGAAATCGATTCGAGTCTATTTTGCTGGATTCGTTCGTAAGCTCCGCGGGTTCCAGAATTTAGTGAGCTATCCAagtttttctttcgttttttaatttcattttaggGGGAGTGAATGAGGGTCTTTTCCGTCTTTTAGCGACTCTAGCTTGcttgttttatttcatcttctccggttttgattttttttcccgcgaaaccggCGCACTTTCCTAATGTTCACCTAGCTGCCGAGCACTGAGGTCAAGGGTTACGAGGCAAGAAGTGCTCTGTTGATGCTGACCAGGCAAATTCAACCTCAGGCTAGTTAAGGCGTGATTGAGCCATTATAAAATACCCCTGCAGAGAATTTAGAAACACGTATTCTTAATGAGTTAAACAAAGTTTATTGTTCAATAGATTGATCAAGTATTCATATGACTGTGTTTAGGGAAGCTTGTCAGGACCACTGGATATCATTTACCCTGTGACATCAAAATATGACTTATCTCAAACGGAGGGTAAGTATTATGGAAAAGCTTTGCCAAAACATCATGTTCTGATGTGTTTGGTTAATTTATctgaaatgaaataaagctttttcTGAAGTCACATGACCAATTTCCCTTACTTACGTGAAAAGTAATTGTAAGGGAACTGTTTACAAGGCTAATTCATAAATAgtgtcacccaactagtggactaatgcagatgctgcattttgattcgCTACGCTACTaaaggactattagtaataatCCTCGAGCAGCATTTGGCAACtttattattaccttttctgtctgactagttgggtgatactaaaacaaaaattattagaccctttgccctcaagggcTACGGATGTAATTGTTAAACCCTATGCAAATAGTGAGAGAtcattgttataataataacatacaCAGATAATAATGCCCTCTACACAGAGTTGAAGCTTTAGTTTTTCTGCATTGCTTGAAATGCAAAGTTATGACCGTTAAACTGGTCTGTTGCATTGGTGTAGGCAATTTTCAGTCACTCATGCCCTCTACACAGAGTTGAAGGtttagtttctttgttaatAAACCCGAAAATTTCGATTTTACAAAGTGTTAGAGGCGAGCGCATTGCTTGAAATGCAAAGTTATGACCGTTAAACTGGTCTGTTGCATTGGTGTAGGCAATTTTCAGTCACTCATGCCCTCTACACAGAGTTGAAGGtttagtttctttgttaatAAACCCGAAAATTTCGATTTTACAAAGTGTTAGAGGCGAGCGCATTGCTTGAAATGCAAAGTTATGACCGTTAAACTGGTCTGTTGCATTGGTGTAGGCAATTTTCAGTCACTCATGCCCTCTACACAGAGTTGAAGGtttagtttctttgttaatAAACCCGAAAATTTCGATTTTACAAAGTGTTAGAGGCGAGCGCATTGCTTGAAATGCAAAGTTATGACCGTTAAACTGGTCTGTTGCATTGGTGTAGGAAATTTTCAGTCACTCATGCCCTCTACACAGAGTTGAAGGtttagtttctttgttaatAAACCCGAAAATTTCGATTTTACAAATTGTTAGAGGCGAGCGCATTGCTTGAAATGCAAAGTTATGACCGTTAAACTGGTCTGTTGCATTGGTGTAGGCAATTTTCAGTCACTCATGCCCTCTACACAGAGTTGAAGGtttagtttctttgttaatAAACCCGAAAATTTCGATTTTACAAAGTGTTAGAGGCGAGCGCATTGCTTGAAATGCAAAGTTATGACCGTTAAACTGGTCTGTTGCATTGGTGTAGGCAATTTTCAGTCACTCATGCCCTCTACACAGAGTTGAAGGtttagtttctttgttaatAAACCCGAAAATTTCGATTTTCCAAAGTGTTAGAGGCGAACGCATTGCTTGAAATGCAAAGTTATGACCGTTAAACTGGTCTGTTGCATTGGTGTAGGCAATTTTCAGTCACTCATGCCCTCTACACAGAGTTGAAGGTTTAGTTTCTTGGTTAATAAACCCGAAAATTTCGATTTTCCAAAGTGTTAGAGGCGAGGGCATTGCTTGAAATGCAAAGTTATGACCGTTAAACTGGTCTGTTGCATTGGTGTAGGCAATTTTCAGTCACTGATGCCCTCTACACAGAGTTGAAGGTTTAGTTTCTTGGTTAATAAACCCGAAAATTTCGATTTTTCAAATTGTTAGAGGCGAGCGCATTGCTTGAAATGCAAAGTTATGACCGTTAAACTGGTCTGTTGCATTGGTGTAGGAAATTTTCAGTCACTCATGCCCTCTACACAGAGTTGAAGGTTTAGTTTCTTGGTTAATAAACCcgaaaattttgattttccaaatTGTTAGAGGCGAGCGCATTGCTTGAAATGCAAAGTTATGACCGTTAAACTGGTCTGTTGCATTGGTGTAGGCAATTTTCAGTCACTCATGCCCTCTACACAGAGTTGAAGGtttagtttctttgttaatAAACCCGAAAATTTCGATTTTACAAAGTGTTAGAGGCGAGCGCATTGCTTGAAATGCAAAGTTATGACCGTTAAACTGGTCTGTTGCATTGGTGTAGGCAATTTTCAGTCACTCATGCCCTCTACACAGAGTTGAAGGtttagtttctttgttaatAAACCCGAAAATTTCGATTTTACAAAGTGTTAGAGGCGAGCGCATTGCTTGAAATGCAAAGTTATGACCGTTAAACTGGTCTGTTGCATTGGTGTAGGCAATT
Above is a window of Montipora capricornis isolate CH-2021 chromosome 6, ASM3666992v2, whole genome shotgun sequence DNA encoding:
- the LOC138051098 gene encoding uncharacterized protein; the encoded protein is MSEFSVGTNFVGAGPSEKDDQNNSWGQSLPGPNFTFLQSQPGPDQISDPSLSDTGSKSPSPTRLESNVPHLTNDSLEKETRAATAGPDSPRAEGPVPCNDASDEKDPKKKRKEKGEQKLLQIRKCPPVCVPNLLKYDNFTRRILTAIGREVLCNRIPLKNERRGQDFSVVREESKRHGTTLAQCANPPLVQDFVHFMMETQGSKPVTCSRYLSSVINIVKVPGVCPLSDEKDESLEKIRAIRRQLERLSKKGRVEQAAVTTRQSKVVYSELLELCRELKWEVTEKKGSARARSCMSLCLLLLYCTANPGRVKEYISLRIYKDQTGDQMKGQNFICFNEDASVILVEDNYKTRPTYGPNRTDLSSMPFLTYYLQLYHAKLRSLLLNGKEHDYFFVGPRGDSFSHAAYTYYVLALFEKYFSRRLTTVDLRKAVVSHFLTLPESGDQSLRESFATVMKHSVRTQQRYYDQRPLEDKKEKALDLLSSVASRTLGEDCVEVLSDEDEAGNIEYLPTQGEFVALVAANSSKKVPEVFVAKILRLSQDKKMAYLAEFSEPEPGKFRLDAGKSFREQVSALIYPIDIVYLHADGVYELRTPKIDIHNQVYGKDSKN